CTGGAAAGTGGGTAATCCGGAGGCCGCCAAGCCGGTGATGGCGGCGCTTCTGGCCGGCCAGCCGGTGGGTCTGTTACAAGAAGCCGGTGAATGCTCTTGGCTATCGGAAGCCCCCTTTGCCGAGACCGGAACACATATGGTTCTATCCACCGACCGGGCGGCGGCGGGCACATTGACCGATCTGGTCCTGCATCCCCCGACCTTGGCGCTGGGGGTCGGCTGCGCGCGGGATTGCCCGCCCGAGGAACTGGCCGAGCTGGTCTCCGAGACCCTGGCCCGCAACGGCCTGTCGGAAAAATCCATCGCCCTGGTTGCCTCGCTGGACCTGAAAATGGACGAACCGGCGGTGCTGGCCTTGGCGGACCGCCTGGATGTCCCGGCGCGTTTCTTCACCGGCGCGGCGCTCGAAGAACAGACCCCGCGATTGGCCACCCCCTCCGAGGTGGTATTCAAGGAGGTGGGCTGCCACGGCGTGTCCGAAGGCGCGGCCCTGGCGACGGTGGGTGAACAGGGCACATTGGTTGTTGAAAAAACCAAGACCGCCAATGCCACCTGCGCCATCGCCCGCCTGGGAACGGGTATCGATGCCCGGGCCGTGGGTCGGGCCCGGGGACGGCTGCGCATTGTCGGGATCGGGCCCGGGGCGGCGGCCTGGCGCACCCCGGCGGCCACCCGCGCCGTGGCCGAGGCGACGGACGTGGTGGGTTACGGGCTCTATCTGGACCTGCTGGGGGACCTGATGAGCGGTAAGAGCCGCCATGAATCTCCCCTGACCACCGAGGAACAACGGGCGCGCCTTTCCCTGGACCTGGCCGCCGAAGGCAAATCGGTGGCGCTGATCTGTTCCGGCGATGCGGGGATCTATGCCCTGGCCACGTTGGTGCATGAACTCATGGAGCGCGAGGACCGGGACGACTGGAATCGGCTCGACCTGGCCGTGGAACCGGGGATTTCGGCTCTACAGGCCGCCGCCGCCCGCATCGGCGCGCCGATCAATCACGATTTCTGCACCATTTCCCTGTCCGACCTGCTGACCCCCTGGGAAGATATCGAACGGCGCCTGA
The sequence above is drawn from the Magnetospira sp. QH-2 genome and encodes:
- the cobJ gene encoding precorrin-3B C(17)-methyltransferase; amino-acid sequence: MTPTAIIVLDPGAFPSAQKLRAALPGAVLHGLAGRVAQADVPFSQTADHLRGLFREDTVIIAFCAAGIVIRSLAPVLGDKRAEPPVLAVSRDGQSVVPLLGGHHGANVLARQVAAVLDGHAALTTAGDAAYGISLDEPPQGWKVGNPEAAKPVMAALLAGQPVGLLQEAGECSWLSEAPFAETGTHMVLSTDRAAAGTLTDLVLHPPTLALGVGCARDCPPEELAELVSETLARNGLSEKSIALVASLDLKMDEPAVLALADRLDVPARFFTGAALEEQTPRLATPSEVVFKEVGCHGVSEGAALATVGEQGTLVVEKTKTANATCAIARLGTGIDARAVGRARGRLRIVGIGPGAAAWRTPAATRAVAEATDVVGYGLYLDLLGDLMSGKSRHESPLTTEEQRARLSLDLAAEGKSVALICSGDAGIYALATLVHELMEREDRDDWNRLDLAVEPGISALQAAAARIGAPINHDFCTISLSDLLTPWEDIERRLKAAAEGDFVVAFYNPVSKRRRTQLAAAREILLTGRPAETPVVLARNLGRAGEEVRVIPLGELTPDHADMLTMVLVGSSNSRHWNGRVYTPRGYARKMDPMQETGRN